One Deinococcus sp. LM3 genomic region harbors:
- a CDS encoding alkaline phosphatase PhoX yields the protein MTSQDKVEASFWHRLLDTRLTRRTAIGSAAATAAAITLPLNIAEAQTNNGGPSTVDAKKIKPQTVAPFKPVPVTGADALTLPAGYRYQVLAPWGEKFTNDGREIGFNHDYVGYFPIDMLQGGQSSTEALLTINHEYANALFVGGNTKERTPAQVKAEMEAVGVSVVRVRREGSEWKVVPDARNRRIDALTDIELTGPVRGTAPVKGATMVKGSVGNCSGGQTPWGTLLTCEENVDGYAKAWAGSGYEAMHQGWVTEIDPFDPAWTPKKRTGMGRFRHENVAITVAADGRVVGYMGDDMQDACVYKFVSRGRYNPADRAANLKLLEDGDLYVANFGNGSWVLLDYDRNPKLKDAKGADGKALFGSQADVLADARASALAVGGTPVDRPEDIEIHPRTGEVYVALTNNSKHGNYFGQIIKFREAKDDWTATTFLWEVFAVGGPQSGFASPDNLVFDPYGNLWMVTDNSDLSSNPIKEFHGNNAMFFFATEGPDAGKAQRFAIGPVDAEMTGPVWSPDGKTLFLAIQHPGEDSESLDKLRSNFAAKAGTNIPRPTLVAIEGFPGWKA from the coding sequence ATGACCTCACAGGACAAGGTTGAAGCCAGCTTCTGGCACCGTCTGCTCGACACCCGCCTGACCCGCCGCACGGCGATCGGGAGCGCCGCCGCGACGGCCGCCGCCATCACCCTGCCTCTGAACATCGCCGAGGCGCAGACGAACAACGGCGGCCCCTCCACGGTGGACGCGAAGAAGATCAAGCCTCAGACGGTCGCGCCGTTCAAGCCGGTGCCCGTGACGGGCGCGGACGCCCTGACGCTGCCGGCCGGGTACCGCTATCAGGTGCTGGCCCCGTGGGGTGAGAAGTTCACGAACGACGGGCGTGAGATCGGCTTCAACCACGATTACGTGGGGTACTTCCCGATCGACATGCTGCAGGGCGGGCAGAGCAGCACCGAGGCGCTGCTGACCATCAACCACGAGTACGCCAACGCGCTGTTCGTGGGCGGCAACACCAAGGAGCGCACGCCCGCGCAGGTGAAGGCCGAGATGGAGGCCGTGGGCGTGAGCGTGGTGCGGGTCCGCCGGGAGGGCAGCGAGTGGAAGGTCGTGCCGGACGCCCGGAACCGCCGCATCGACGCGCTGACCGACATCGAGCTGACCGGCCCGGTGCGCGGCACGGCGCCCGTGAAGGGTGCCACGATGGTCAAGGGCAGCGTCGGTAACTGCTCGGGCGGGCAGACGCCGTGGGGCACGCTGCTGACCTGCGAGGAGAACGTGGACGGCTACGCCAAGGCCTGGGCGGGCAGCGGCTACGAGGCCATGCACCAGGGCTGGGTGACCGAGATCGACCCCTTCGATCCCGCCTGGACGCCCAAGAAGCGCACGGGCATGGGCCGCTTCCGGCATGAGAACGTGGCGATCACGGTCGCGGCGGACGGCCGCGTGGTCGGATACATGGGTGACGACATGCAGGACGCCTGCGTGTACAAGTTCGTGTCGCGCGGCCGGTACAACCCGGCGGACCGCGCCGCGAACCTGAAGCTGCTCGAAGACGGCGACCTGTACGTGGCGAACTTCGGGAACGGCAGCTGGGTGCTGCTGGACTACGACCGCAACCCGAAACTCAAGGACGCCAAGGGCGCGGACGGCAAGGCGCTGTTCGGCAGTCAGGCCGACGTGCTGGCCGACGCCCGCGCCAGCGCCCTGGCGGTCGGCGGGACGCCCGTGGACCGGCCCGAGGACATCGAGATTCACCCCCGCACCGGCGAGGTGTACGTCGCCCTGACGAACAACTCCAAGCACGGCAACTACTTCGGGCAGATCATCAAGTTCCGTGAGGCCAAGGACGACTGGACCGCCACGACGTTCCTGTGGGAAGTGTTCGCGGTGGGCGGCCCGCAGAGCGGCTTCGCCAGCCCCGACAACCTGGTGTTCGACCCGTACGGGAACCTGTGGATGGTCACGGACAACAGCGACCTGAGCAGCAACCCCATCAAGGAGTTCCACGGGAACAACGCCATGTTCTTCTTCGCGACCGAAGGCCCGGACGCCGGGAAGGCGCAGCGCTTCGCGATCGGCCCGGTGGACGCCGAGATGACCGGCCCCGTCTGGAGCCCCGACGGCAAGACGCTGTTCCTGGCCATCCAGCACCCCGGCGAGGACAGCGAGAGCCTGGACAAGCTGCGCTCGAACTTCGCGGCGAAAGCCGGCACGAACATCCCGCGCCCCACGCTGGTCGCCATCGAGGGCTTCCCGGGCTGGAAAGCGTGA
- a CDS encoding ABC transporter ATP-binding protein: MDVFKSFRSTSGGETRVLDDIDLDIRRGEFFSLLGPSGCGKTTLLRILAGFEQPDAGQVIIGGQDMTGVPPHLRNVNTVFQSYALFPHLSVQDNVAFGLKMKGVPAAQARTRVMQALERVRIADFASRRPDQLSGGQRQRVALARAIVNEPQVLLLDEPLSALDLKLRKELQVELANLQESLGMTFVFVTHDQEEALVMSDRIAVMNRGRVEQLGRAEELYERPRTAFVANFLGSSNLIEGTVLSVDGKGATVQTVHGPLRTTHGEGLRPGQNVTLSVRPEKLRMERDDETEGNEIRATVDDIVYTGAENQYLLRASGQQLVVFQLNADIGADEDFDYEEQVTLYLPPDNLVVLEEA; encoded by the coding sequence GTGGACGTGTTCAAGAGCTTCAGGTCGACGTCGGGCGGCGAGACGCGCGTGCTGGACGACATCGACCTCGATATCCGCCGGGGCGAGTTCTTCAGCCTGCTGGGTCCCAGCGGGTGCGGCAAGACGACCCTGCTGCGCATCCTGGCGGGCTTCGAGCAGCCGGACGCCGGGCAGGTCATCATCGGCGGGCAGGACATGACGGGCGTGCCGCCGCACCTGCGCAACGTGAACACCGTCTTCCAGAGTTACGCGCTGTTCCCGCACCTGAGCGTGCAGGACAACGTCGCGTTCGGCCTGAAGATGAAGGGCGTGCCCGCCGCGCAGGCCCGCACCCGCGTCATGCAGGCCCTGGAGCGCGTGCGCATCGCGGACTTCGCCTCTCGCCGCCCGGATCAGCTGTCGGGCGGGCAGCGGCAGCGTGTGGCGCTGGCCCGCGCCATCGTGAACGAACCGCAGGTGCTGCTGCTCGACGAGCCGCTCTCGGCGCTGGACCTGAAACTGCGCAAGGAGCTGCAGGTGGAACTCGCCAACCTGCAGGAGAGCCTGGGCATGACCTTCGTGTTCGTCACGCACGACCAGGAGGAAGCGCTGGTCATGAGTGACCGCATCGCTGTCATGAACCGGGGCCGCGTGGAACAGCTGGGCCGCGCCGAGGAACTGTACGAGCGGCCAAGGACGGCGTTCGTGGCGAACTTCCTGGGCAGCAGCAATCTGATCGAGGGCACCGTCCTGAGCGTGGACGGCAAAGGCGCCACCGTGCAGACCGTGCACGGCCCGCTGCGCACCACGCACGGCGAGGGCCTGCGCCCCGGCCAGAACGTCACGCTGTCCGTGCGGCCCGAGAAACTGAGAATGGAACGCGACGACGAGACCGAAGGTAACGAGATCCGCGCGACCGTGGACGACATCGTGTACACCGGCGCCGAGAACCAGTACCTGCTGCGCGCCAGCGGCCAGCAGCTCGTGGTGTTCCAGCTGAACGCCGACATCGGCGCCGACGAGGACTTCGACTACGAGGAACAGGTCACCCTGTACCTGCCGCCCGACAACCTCGTCGTGCTGGAAGAAGCATGA
- a CDS encoding ABC transporter permease, with protein MIRRTHPALSVWAWLVYAFLYLPIIVLVVFSFNDSRFGATWAGFTTKWYGVLFARTDVREALTNTLTVAVVSTLISTVLGTLVGLGLWRYTLRFRTALTGLLVLPIVIPDVVMGVSLLMFYAFVRSGLERLGWTFDNGFWTVLLAHVTFQISYVALTVRSRLAGYGPELEEAARDLGATGLRSFTHVVLPLALPGVLAGALLAFTLSLDDFVVTYFTSGSGFNTLPVLIYTNVKRGVTPDINALSALLVLVTVVAIVAANALLRPRRQP; from the coding sequence ATGATCCGGCGGACGCATCCGGCCCTGAGCGTGTGGGCGTGGCTGGTGTACGCGTTCCTGTACCTGCCGATCATCGTGCTGGTCGTGTTCTCGTTCAACGATTCGCGCTTCGGGGCGACCTGGGCGGGCTTCACCACCAAGTGGTACGGGGTGCTGTTCGCCCGCACGGACGTGCGCGAGGCCCTCACGAACACCCTGACCGTGGCGGTGGTCAGCACGCTGATCAGCACGGTGCTGGGCACCCTGGTGGGCCTGGGCCTGTGGCGGTACACGCTGCGCTTCCGCACGGCCCTGACCGGACTGCTGGTCCTGCCGATCGTCATTCCGGACGTGGTGATGGGCGTGAGCCTGCTGATGTTCTACGCGTTCGTGCGCTCGGGCCTGGAGCGCCTGGGCTGGACCTTCGACAACGGCTTCTGGACGGTGCTGCTGGCGCACGTGACCTTCCAGATCAGTTACGTGGCCCTGACCGTCCGCTCGCGGCTCGCCGGGTACGGCCCGGAACTGGAGGAAGCCGCGCGGGACCTGGGCGCCACCGGCCTGCGGTCATTCACGCACGTGGTCCTGCCGCTGGCGCTGCCGGGCGTGCTGGCGGGCGCGCTGCTGGCGTTCACGCTGTCCCTGGACGACTTCGTGGTCACGTACTTCACGAGCGGGTCGGGCTTCAACACCCTGCCGGTCCTGATCTACACGAACGTCAAGCGGGGCGTCACGCCGGACATCAACGCCCTGAGCGCCCTGCTGGTCCTCGTCACGGTGGTCGCCATCGTCGCCGCGAACGCCCTGCTGCGCCCCCGGAGGCAGCCATGA
- a CDS encoding pentapeptide repeat-containing protein: MDTTRPNAPKFPRGGLRAPPPGPLESETVYRGLALEGDLTGAEALNAVTFQGCVFRRVNLTGVHWRAVRLTDVRFEGCDLSGARLEDAALERVQFTDCRLLGVQAAHARLRHVLLTRVVAPLSVWVKADAAHLRLDSCDLTEAAFMDADLPGLILRACRLPRTDLRGARLAGADLRSSDLRGLRVTPRELEGVTVDAAQLPDLAHLLGVRVGESLPDPDALP, from the coding sequence ATGGACACGACCCGCCCGAACGCCCCGAAATTCCCACGCGGCGGCCTGCGCGCCCCGCCGCCCGGCCCGCTGGAAAGCGAGACCGTGTACCGGGGTCTGGCGCTGGAAGGCGACCTGACCGGCGCAGAGGCCCTGAACGCCGTGACCTTCCAGGGCTGCGTGTTCCGGCGGGTGAACCTGACCGGCGTCCACTGGCGCGCCGTGCGCCTCACCGACGTGCGCTTCGAGGGCTGCGACCTGAGCGGCGCACGACTGGAAGACGCGGCGCTGGAACGCGTGCAGTTCACGGACTGCCGCCTGCTGGGCGTGCAGGCCGCCCACGCTCGCCTGCGGCACGTGCTCCTGACCCGCGTGGTCGCCCCCCTGAGCGTGTGGGTGAAGGCCGACGCGGCCCACCTGCGCCTGGACAGCTGCGACCTGACCGAGGCCGCATTCATGGACGCCGACCTGCCCGGCCTGATCCTCCGGGCGTGCCGCCTGCCCCGCACGGACCTGCGCGGCGCGCGGCTGGCTGGGGCCGACCTGCGTTCCAGCGACCTGCGTGGCCTGCGCGTCACGCCCCGCGAACTGGAGGGCGTGACCGTGGACGCCGCGCAACTGCCGGACCTCGCCCACCTGCTGGGCGTCCGGGTGGGGGAGAGCCTCCCGGACCCGGATGCCCTTCCCTGA
- a CDS encoding ABC transporter permease produces MLTVRRFFATLGPGTLWLAAFLIVPALVMLGYSFLTRTDLAQVGGPWTLENWGRVFGYDALFQEWTADNARVLWRSVWVAGLSTALCVLMGYPLAFYIARQDARRKNLLLLLLIIPFWTNFLIRVYAWILILRPFDLVPSLTATLLGMVYAFVPFFVLPVYSSVEKIDWRLLEAAQDLGAPPLRAFMTAVFPQTLPGLVAGILLTFIPALGTFVVSDILGGAKTALVGNLIQNQFGQAGDWPYGSALSFLLMGMVLLGLWGYARRAGQKGLEELV; encoded by the coding sequence GTGCTGACGGTCCGGCGGTTCTTCGCCACGCTGGGGCCGGGCACGCTGTGGCTGGCGGCGTTCCTGATCGTTCCGGCGCTGGTGATGCTGGGGTACTCGTTCCTGACGCGCACGGACCTCGCGCAGGTGGGCGGCCCGTGGACGCTGGAGAACTGGGGGCGGGTGTTCGGGTACGACGCGCTGTTCCAGGAGTGGACGGCCGACAACGCGCGCGTGCTGTGGCGCAGCGTGTGGGTGGCGGGCCTCAGCACAGCGCTGTGCGTGCTGATGGGCTACCCGCTGGCGTTCTACATCGCCCGCCAGGACGCGCGGCGCAAGAACCTGCTGCTGCTGCTGCTGATCATCCCGTTCTGGACGAACTTCCTGATCCGCGTGTACGCCTGGATCCTGATCCTGCGGCCCTTCGATCTGGTGCCCAGCCTCACGGCGACCCTGCTGGGCATGGTGTACGCGTTCGTGCCGTTCTTCGTGCTGCCCGTGTACTCCAGCGTCGAGAAGATCGACTGGCGCCTGCTGGAGGCCGCGCAGGACCTCGGCGCGCCCCCCCTGCGGGCCTTCATGACCGCCGTGTTCCCGCAGACCCTGCCGGGCCTCGTGGCGGGCATCCTGCTGACCTTCATCCCGGCACTGGGCACCTTCGTGGTCAGCGACATCCTGGGCGGCGCGAAGACCGCGCTCGTCGGGAACCTCATCCAGAACCAGTTCGGGCAGGCGGGCGACTGGCCGTACGGCAGCGCCCTGAGTTTCCTGCTCATGGGCATGGTGCTGCTGGGCCTGTGGGGCTACGCCCGCCGCGCCGGACAGAAAGGCCTGGAGGAACTCGTATGA
- a CDS encoding spermidine/putrescine ABC transporter substrate-binding protein has product MKRAALSALLVPVLLSGCYRVEKPAATSGPVTAPITRGDGRTLRVFIWSEYIDPDLVTAFEKENGVRVVLDTFESNEAMLAKLQGGGAQYDIAVPSNYVVQTMVRAGLLQPLEKSRLPNLKNIAPGFLNAPYDPGNRYSVPYQYAATGLAYNRERYVPQDTWAEIFGPDDTRTFVLLDDPREVIGAALKYLGFSANTTDVAQLRQARDLLRGVVAKKGFQGFDGGPGTRNKLLARQIDLGQIYVGDLLIATEEDENVQVLLPRQGTTISMDTLVVLRRSPNPDLAHRFIDYLLDADNGAQLSNYTYYATPNAAAQPLLDDFLKDIPALNPPAAWLTDGRLDFIGELPTGRPQRLYDRIWTELKSR; this is encoded by the coding sequence ATGAAACGCGCCGCCCTGAGCGCCCTGCTCGTGCCGGTCCTGCTGAGCGGCTGCTACCGCGTCGAGAAGCCCGCCGCGACCTCCGGCCCGGTGACCGCGCCCATCACGCGCGGCGACGGCAGGACCCTGCGGGTGTTCATCTGGTCCGAGTACATCGACCCGGACCTCGTGACCGCCTTCGAGAAAGAAAACGGCGTGCGCGTCGTGCTGGACACCTTCGAGAGCAACGAGGCCATGCTCGCCAAGTTGCAGGGCGGCGGCGCGCAGTACGACATCGCCGTGCCCAGCAACTACGTGGTGCAGACCATGGTCCGGGCCGGACTGCTGCAACCGCTGGAGAAGTCCCGACTGCCGAACCTGAAGAACATCGCGCCCGGCTTCCTGAACGCCCCTTACGACCCCGGCAACCGCTACTCCGTGCCGTACCAGTACGCCGCGACCGGACTGGCCTACAACCGGGAACGCTACGTGCCGCAGGACACCTGGGCCGAGATCTTCGGCCCGGATGACACCCGCACCTTCGTCCTGCTCGACGATCCGCGCGAGGTGATCGGCGCGGCCCTCAAGTACCTGGGCTTCAGCGCCAATACCACCGACGTCGCCCAGCTGCGCCAGGCACGCGACCTGCTGCGCGGCGTGGTCGCCAAGAAGGGCTTCCAGGGCTTCGACGGCGGCCCCGGCACCCGCAACAAACTCCTGGCCCGGCAGATCGACCTCGGGCAGATCTACGTGGGCGACCTGCTGATCGCCACCGAGGAAGACGAGAACGTGCAGGTCCTGCTGCCCCGCCAGGGCACCACCATCAGCATGGACACCCTGGTCGTTCTCAGGCGCAGCCCCAACCCGGACCTCGCGCACCGCTTCATCGACTACCTGCTCGACGCCGACAACGGCGCGCAGCTCAGCAACTACACCTACTACGCCACCCCGAACGCCGCCGCGCAACCCCTCCTCGACGACTTCCTGAAGGACATTCCCGCCCTGAACCCGCCCGCCGCGTGGCTCACGGACGGCCGCCTGGACTTCATCGGCGAGCTGCCCACCGGCCGCCCGCAACGCCTGTACGACCGCATCTGGACGGAACTCAAGAGCCGCTGA
- a CDS encoding alpha/beta hydrolase — protein MKNLTVGLALTVLLAACTGVQQPPSTASQEQPVTTLALNPFERGPAPTTASLEATRGPYATTSTSVSRYRVSGFGGGTIYYPTTTTDGTFGAVAMSPGYTATQSSLSWLGPRLASQGFVVFIIDTNSIYDQPSSRGTQLLAALRYLTGSSDVRSRIDPNRLAVMGHSMGGGGSLEAAKTNPALKAAVALTPWNTDKTWPELRTPTLIIGAQSDTVAPVASHSVPFYTSLAATLPRTYLELRGASHFAPNTSNTPIARASVAWLKRFVDNDLRYSPFLCPAPAVGTTYSDVRSSCPFN, from the coding sequence ATGAAAAACTTAACTGTCGGCCTCGCACTGACCGTCCTCCTGGCTGCCTGCACAGGCGTGCAGCAACCGCCCAGCACGGCCTCGCAGGAACAGCCCGTGACCACGCTGGCGCTCAACCCGTTCGAGCGTGGCCCCGCCCCGACCACCGCCAGCCTGGAAGCGACGCGCGGGCCGTACGCCACCACCTCGACCAGCGTGTCCCGCTACCGGGTCAGCGGATTCGGGGGCGGCACCATCTACTACCCCACGACCACCACCGACGGCACCTTCGGCGCGGTGGCCATGTCGCCCGGCTACACCGCCACGCAGAGCAGCCTGTCGTGGCTGGGGCCGCGCCTCGCCTCGCAGGGGTTCGTGGTGTTCATCATCGACACGAACAGCATCTACGACCAGCCGTCCTCGCGCGGCACGCAACTCCTGGCGGCGCTGCGGTACCTGACCGGCAGCAGCGACGTGCGCAGCCGCATCGACCCGAACCGGCTGGCCGTGATGGGCCACAGCATGGGCGGCGGCGGCAGCCTGGAAGCCGCCAAGACCAACCCCGCCCTGAAGGCCGCCGTGGCCCTGACTCCCTGGAACACCGACAAGACCTGGCCGGAACTGCGCACGCCCACCCTGATCATCGGCGCGCAGTCCGACACGGTCGCGCCGGTCGCCTCTCACTCGGTGCCGTTCTACACCAGCCTGGCGGCCACGCTGCCCCGCACGTACCTGGAACTGCGCGGCGCCAGCCACTTCGCGCCGAACACGTCGAACACGCCCATCGCGCGGGCCAGCGTGGCGTGGCTCAAACGCTTCGTGGACAACGACCTGCGCTACAGCCCGTTCCTGTGCCCGGCCCCGGCGGTCGGCACCACCTACTCGGACGTGCGCAGCAGTTGCCCGTTCAACTGA